A part of Anolis sagrei isolate rAnoSag1 chromosome 3, rAnoSag1.mat, whole genome shotgun sequence genomic DNA contains:
- the AP1S2 gene encoding AP-1 complex subunit sigma-2 isoform X2, whose product MPFMQFMLLFSRQGKLRLQKWYVPLSDKEKKKITRELVQTVLARKPKMCSFLEWRDLKIVYKRYASLYFCCAIEDQDNELITLEIIHRYVELLDKYFGSVCELDIIFNFEKAYFILDEFLLGGEVQETSKKNVLKAIEQADLLQESQNEDWGGLSEDIL is encoded by the exons ATGCCCTTT ATGCAGTTCATGTTGCTTTTTAGTCGTCAGGGGAAGTTAAGACTTCAGAAGTGGTATGTCCCATTGTCtgacaaagaaaagaagaaaataacaaGAGAACTTGTTCAAACAGTCTTAGCCCGTAAACCGAAAATGTGCAGCTTTCTGGAATGGAGAGACCTGAAGATTGTCTACAAAAG ATATGCAAGCCTCTACTTCTGTTGTGCCATTGAAGATCAGGATAATGAGCTAATAACACTGGAAATAATTCATCGTTATGTAGAATTGCTTGACAAATATTTTGGAAGT GTATGTGAACTTGATATTATCTTCAATTTTGAAAAGGCTTATTTCATTTTGGATGAATTTCTCTTGGGAGGAGAAGTTCAGGAAACTTCAAAGAAAAATGTTCTTAAAGCTATTGAACAGGCAGATCTATTACAGGAG
- the AP1S2 gene encoding AP-1 complex subunit sigma-2 isoform X3 has product MQFMLLFSRQGKLRLQKWYVPLSDKEKKKITRELVQTVLARKPKMCSFLEWRDLKIVYKRYASLYFCCAIEDQDNELITLEIIHRYVELLDKYFGSVCELDIIFNFEKAYFILDEFLLGGEVQETSKKNVLKAIEQADLLQEEAETPRSVLEEIGLT; this is encoded by the exons ATGCAGTTCATGTTGCTTTTTAGTCGTCAGGGGAAGTTAAGACTTCAGAAGTGGTATGTCCCATTGTCtgacaaagaaaagaagaaaataacaaGAGAACTTGTTCAAACAGTCTTAGCCCGTAAACCGAAAATGTGCAGCTTTCTGGAATGGAGAGACCTGAAGATTGTCTACAAAAG ATATGCAAGCCTCTACTTCTGTTGTGCCATTGAAGATCAGGATAATGAGCTAATAACACTGGAAATAATTCATCGTTATGTAGAATTGCTTGACAAATATTTTGGAAGT GTATGTGAACTTGATATTATCTTCAATTTTGAAAAGGCTTATTTCATTTTGGATGAATTTCTCTTGGGAGGAGAAGTTCAGGAAACTTCAAAGAAAAATGTTCTTAAAGCTATTGAACAGGCAGATCTATTACAGGAG
- the AP1S2 gene encoding AP-1 complex subunit sigma-2 isoform X4, whose protein sequence is MPFMQFMLLFSRQGKLRLQKWYVPLSDKEKKKITRELVQTVLARKPKMCSFLEWRDLKIVYKRYASLYFCCAIEDQDNELITLEIIHRYVELLDKYFGSVCELDIIFNFEKAYFILDEFLLGGEVQETSKKNVLKAIEQADLLQEPRHEYFNVPVY, encoded by the exons ATGCCCTTT ATGCAGTTCATGTTGCTTTTTAGTCGTCAGGGGAAGTTAAGACTTCAGAAGTGGTATGTCCCATTGTCtgacaaagaaaagaagaaaataacaaGAGAACTTGTTCAAACAGTCTTAGCCCGTAAACCGAAAATGTGCAGCTTTCTGGAATGGAGAGACCTGAAGATTGTCTACAAAAG ATATGCAAGCCTCTACTTCTGTTGTGCCATTGAAGATCAGGATAATGAGCTAATAACACTGGAAATAATTCATCGTTATGTAGAATTGCTTGACAAATATTTTGGAAGT GTATGTGAACTTGATATTATCTTCAATTTTGAAAAGGCTTATTTCATTTTGGATGAATTTCTCTTGGGAGGAGAAGTTCAGGAAACTTCAAAGAAAAATGTTCTTAAAGCTATTGAACAGGCAGATCTATTACAGGAG
- the AP1S2 gene encoding AP-1 complex subunit sigma-2 isoform X1 — MPFMQFMLLFSRQGKLRLQKWYVPLSDKEKKKITRELVQTVLARKPKMCSFLEWRDLKIVYKRYASLYFCCAIEDQDNELITLEIIHRYVELLDKYFGSVCELDIIFNFEKAYFILDEFLLGGEVQETSKKNVLKAIEQADLLQEEAETPRSVLEEIGLT, encoded by the exons ATGCCCTTT ATGCAGTTCATGTTGCTTTTTAGTCGTCAGGGGAAGTTAAGACTTCAGAAGTGGTATGTCCCATTGTCtgacaaagaaaagaagaaaataacaaGAGAACTTGTTCAAACAGTCTTAGCCCGTAAACCGAAAATGTGCAGCTTTCTGGAATGGAGAGACCTGAAGATTGTCTACAAAAG ATATGCAAGCCTCTACTTCTGTTGTGCCATTGAAGATCAGGATAATGAGCTAATAACACTGGAAATAATTCATCGTTATGTAGAATTGCTTGACAAATATTTTGGAAGT GTATGTGAACTTGATATTATCTTCAATTTTGAAAAGGCTTATTTCATTTTGGATGAATTTCTCTTGGGAGGAGAAGTTCAGGAAACTTCAAAGAAAAATGTTCTTAAAGCTATTGAACAGGCAGATCTATTACAGGAG
- the AP1S2 gene encoding AP-1 complex subunit sigma-2 isoform X5 has product MPFMQFMLLFSRQGKLRLQKWYVPLSDKEKKKITRELVQTVLARKPKMCSFLEWRDLKIVYKRYASLYFCCAIEDQDNELITLEIIHRYVELLDKYFGSVCELDIIFNFEKAYFILDEFLLGGEVQETSKKNVLKAIEQADLLQEKLDSLL; this is encoded by the exons ATGCCCTTT ATGCAGTTCATGTTGCTTTTTAGTCGTCAGGGGAAGTTAAGACTTCAGAAGTGGTATGTCCCATTGTCtgacaaagaaaagaagaaaataacaaGAGAACTTGTTCAAACAGTCTTAGCCCGTAAACCGAAAATGTGCAGCTTTCTGGAATGGAGAGACCTGAAGATTGTCTACAAAAG ATATGCAAGCCTCTACTTCTGTTGTGCCATTGAAGATCAGGATAATGAGCTAATAACACTGGAAATAATTCATCGTTATGTAGAATTGCTTGACAAATATTTTGGAAGT GTATGTGAACTTGATATTATCTTCAATTTTGAAAAGGCTTATTTCATTTTGGATGAATTTCTCTTGGGAGGAGAAGTTCAGGAAACTTCAAAGAAAAATGTTCTTAAAGCTATTGAACAGGCAGATCTATTACAGGAG AAGCTAGACTCTCTTCTTTGA